The Labrus bergylta chromosome 23, fLabBer1.1, whole genome shotgun sequence genome includes the window ACGCATCACGTCATGCACCAGATCGAAACATTTACGCCGTGCTTTTCTtatcatttgaaatgtaaatttgGGAGTTTGTATGGACACTCACCATCTCTATGACCCGCTCCGCCTCCTCCACGCTCTCAATGTCAAAGCACCCAGCAGGAGCGTCCTCCATCTGCTGCTTCAGCTTCTCGTTGGCCTCGGCCATCTGAGGCAGGAAGCTCTGCAGCCGCTCCAACACTGACGCACATAAAAAGACATCGTCACATCTCTGGCTCGGGCGAGGTTTGTGCTCAGTTGATCTTTAACGATTGTGTGATGGATCCTATTGATGTGTCGTGCACACTAAGTGCCAAACCCTCATAAGACACCACAGATTCAGTTGAAGTGGTCCAACAGCTGATAACATTACACAGCTGCATGCTCTGCTCACAACTCACGTCTCAAAGTTGTGTACTGGGTCTTTTCTCCCAGCGTGCCTTGCAGATAAAACTTAGTaccacaaaacaaaagagtCCTCTTCTAAATCACAACTCAAGTTTCAATGATTATCTAAGCAGAAGAAGTCTACATCCCTCATGTCGCCACAGATGAGACAgcgaaacagaaaaaagaatcTCGTTTCAAGTTGACctaactcacacaacacacacggcCTTGGTCTGGAGCGGCGTTAAGCGTAAAGCGTAAACACTTGAATAGCAGTGTAGGGACTGTGATCCAGAGCCGTTCTCTGAGTGAGATCATTGAACAAACAGCTCAGTGATGACTTCAAcatcttggttttttttaaaaccgatGATTGGTTTGTGTGCACATAGATCACACAGTATGCACTTTCAGCAGGATGCGATGCAGGGAGCATGTTTAGCCTCACCGCTGCTCCGAGGGACTCTCTCCGTCTGCAGCGACCTGTCCGCCTTCGGCTTGAGGAGAAGCTTCTCATTGAAacctaacaaacaaacaaaacaaaccttcGTTAAATGCTGCATAAAAAcacccaaatgtttttttgaagtgACACTTCCAACAGAGCATAAACAGCCTCTGATATAAACTGTGACATGTAAGACTACTCTTACATATTTAATTGTGTACTAACCAATAAGAGACAGAGTAGGAAGGGTTATTCCTTTACCATCCAAGGGGAAACAATTCCAGCATACTACTAAATATCTAGTCAATTAGTCATTACATATACCTTGTAATATTCTATtactgtatttctttatttaactgatgtacataggtttgatttttaacttctatttttaataattatattcctgttttcttgagctgctgtaatgcaaaaatttcccccatgggggatcaatagagtttatctttatctttatcttaatgTGAATgggaggagatttagaagtgggtatacctcGCACTACATGACTGCTTATGTTTGATTGTAAAGTTTAATGAATAGATTCatgtaaactgttttttaatgcccccttctcctcttctaaatgtaattgtttgtaTAGTGCTTACTTATGTTttcaaatgtacattttatatattgtttGTTAGGATATGAACCAGCTGATGGAGATCCTAAAAACTAAACTAAGCTTTGACACTTTCACTGGAGATAATGTGAGAGGACTTTCACACTGGAGGGCTTAAACTAGATCTAACAGTAACTAGAACCATtattccatttttaaaaaagacctAGATGAGCTCTCTCTTTTTAAGATCTCCATAGTTAGCAAAGTTTAAGCACACACATCATTAAACGGTGTTATTCTGCATTATTTCAACACGTTAAGCGATAAGATATGAAACATAATTTAAACCTTCTCCGTTTCCACATGTCAGCAAAGCTTTTGAACTCGTTTTCTTCGTATTTATTTCCATCTTAGACGCCGCACGGTTCTGTTTTCGTCGACATGTGAGTTACGAGTGAGACCAACATCCGGGTGAGAGGCCACaaactaaatgtttattttatacagCGCCCTCTACTGGGCGGGAAGATTAATTTCAGAACTGTGAAATTAGATGAAAAATGTACAAcgactgtatttatttaaataacacGGACGCTAATGATATGATACAACTTCAGAATAATTtgatagtaataataataataataatataccTTTATTCGGCTGATatcaacagaaaatgtaaaatcatcGGTCAACTCTACGGCTGCGCAGTGTAGTCAAAATGCATACATGCATTCAGGTACTCCTCTTATTACTCGGAATTCAGACTGACGCTttgaataaacatttatttaattgttttcctATCAAAAAAACTTGATATTTTTGTCGAGTAGCACAACCAAATGTcatgaaataattatttaacaCAAACAGCAAATGAGCCACACATTAATTTGAAACATATGGTATGGATTGTCTTTGGTTATCGCGCAAGTATTGACCCTTTGTCTGCCTGGTTTCTGTGTAATAGGCTGTTAGGTCTTTCAAATCGGCAAATCGGACACCAACTTTTCCTCGAACTTTCTTGAGAAGTGTGCATTTTTGTGTCGGACACTAATCTTTCCGATTATTCCGACACCAAGTGAACGCAGGAACAGTGTGGTGGCACTTTATGTTCTAAACGTTCTGACTGCCCAAATTTTGGCGAGACATCTCACGCGCATAATATTTACAGCGCAAAATCCGTCCGACACTGGCGATCAACGCAACTCCTGGCAATTTTCGACAACACCAAGATTATgataatcagttttttttttaaagatgctttAATTTACTTAAAATATCACGACCCCGGCATCGACAcgtacatttatttttgctgtaatgTTTTCTTCTAACTTAATGTAGCAACATTCTACGTCCTTGCATCTCTACACTTTTGACTGAGTGATCTTTATGAATGAGTGgtccatcttcttcttctcctacACGATCTTTGGTGGCACGTCTTCTGCTCTGACGCGGCTCTCTGGCTGGTTGACTGTCTGTCAGGGAAGACTCGCATCTTCTCCTGCCTGGTAAAATGTCTCCGTAGCAGAAATATAACCTacagaaaatgaacaaaacGAGGCGACAGCTACAgtaagtaagtttttgttttagtcTATCAAAAAGCCCCGGTTACTGTATTCCTCTGGTGTAGAAAGTAGGGAGCCGCGCTACTGTTTTGATTCCTCCACAGCTAGCTAACAGCACAGTAATAAAAACAGCTAACATAAACAAATATCGTCAACTAGCGAACACTTCTCGAGTCTATTTAAGGATATCTGTAAACATTACCTTCTTCTGGAAGTAGGCACAGAACAAAATCGCTTCCACTAAATCGACTTGAGTCCTTACAGGTAATTTTAAAGGCCTGGATAATGATGAAATAGAGACAGAAGAAAAGTTGGGCACAAAAAAACTCTTTTAATGTGCTTATTAGGGCAAATTAGCTTCCTTCCTATTAGCTCTCTGTTAAATAGATACTGCCCTGTTATAGCCAACTCTTCATATCTTTACCCTCAATTTGTTTGGGTACTTATCAGTCatgatgattttatttgtatatatttaattaatCCCCTGAGGGACATTCTGGTTAACACTAGGTTAGTGAAGGACACTaacacacagaagcacaaacaggacctgtggacatgcagagagatgtcagagtggggctgctccACAGGGAGGGCACCTCGGCAGCACTCTGAAAGTGCCCTggctcctctccagctaccacaTCAACTTctggacttgaaccggtgaccctccggttccctacccaagtccctactgactgagctactgccgccccatgaTGTCACTTGCTTCATATGCCACATTCATACTGTTTACATACAGGGCTGTTAATCCTCTGCTGTCAATCACACCTTTGTcccttttacattttctacaatTTTGCCTGTTAGTGCACGAGTGAAGAGTTTGATTTGACCTCGGTGCACAGGTGTACTCTGCCTAACTCTGATGAATACTGTCTGTGTTGGTCTATAATGGActcttgtgttgttttattcagtGTAGGGTTCAAGTACAAGGCAGGGGAAGTTcatctctgttgttgttgtcgttcaTACCAGGATTGACCTCTCCTTACTGATAGCACAGTTTGTCCATGTCCAAATGTGCCGAGCTATTACTTCACAGTTTGTCCCTTCAGATGGTGAAGGCCTGGACTTTATTGGATACAAAATAGAGAAATTGTGATGTATTTACTTTTagcaatatgaaaaaaaatacagggcGTTATTCCAGACAAATGCAGGTTTAAATAATAAGGGCAATTCAAATTTGATCATGAATCATATTTTTCAATCGTGGATAATGATATGAAGCGTGATTttgggcagcagtagctcatgcagtctgtagggacttgggttcaagtcccggtgcggaccacaAAACGGAAGTCGGTCTGcaagctggagaggtgccagccCGGGCATTTCCCCCGAGTACTGCCCaggagcaaggcaccgaacccccaacagcAATCGGTGTGTCGCGGAAAGCTCGCCATTTCAGTGACCGAAAGCTTAAGCTATACATATAGCTGTTGCAACATATTTCTtgtgaatccaaaataaatcaggCATTGGTTTTTATCCCCACATTTGCAGCGATGACTCTTGAGTGTAGCCGATACGATAGCATGCCTGAGTTTCATTGGACTGCATCAAAATAGTGCGAGCGTGTAAGACATACACATGCAGGCatgctgagagagaaagaagggcCTGTTTGcataaaatcacttttttatttattgcaataaattGCCGTTTATTATATAGCGCTATGCTGGTGCCTATGCCAACAACAAATATGCCTAAAATAAAATTAAGATCTTAACATCTTAAGCGACCTTAGGAGAAAATGATGTAGGCCTAAGCCGAAGAGTAGTTTGCTTTCAACTGTTAAAACGTGAAAAAATAGTTCATACAAATGTGCCTCGCCTTGAATGATTTGctaattttttttatgtaaagtcATATGGATTTCCTATAATGTGATCTATAATTCATTTGAAATCTGCTGCTCCATATTTAGATTCTTCTTGCTCTTAATAAGAAGTGACTCAGCTGCTTCATGGCTGTGTAATAACATCTCGAGTAACGCCCCAGGCTATGTTTCTTCTGATCTCTCaccttcctcctctttgttgtcttttcttcagACCGACGAGTCCCTGAAGCTGTTTTTTCTATCATGGATGGTGCAGCTGAGCCCGTGTAAACCACATTTACTCAGTCTTATTTTCACGCCGCTCTCAGACTGGATGACTGGAGATGAGGCTAAGCAGCCCGAGACCACATCATGAGTATCCAGAGCCTGGGAGGAGCTATCGGGGAATCCCTGGGCTCTAGCCTGACTGTGCGTATGAGCGGAGCAGGTGGAGGCTGGAGCGCTCTCTCACTGAAACCTGTTTCTTCAGGGAGGATTGCCTCTCTATTCCAGACCATGGTGCCCACTGGATACACCAAACTACAGGAGGAGCGGCTATCCATGGTGGACCTCGGAGCTAAACCTGAAACCAGCCCGCTCCAGAACGGCTACAGACAAGAGACATCGCATATCGAAGGCCGGCGGCTCCTGGACCGGGCCTCTCGGTCATCTCTATCTCTATCTGACTGTGGAGATGGAGGCTACTCAGAGACGGAGCCCATGCTGGCTGAGAGGAGGCTGTCAGGGGAGGAGGCAGatgtagaggaagaggaggagaaagaggagcaggaagggCAGGGAACTCACATGCAGAATATGCCCAAAGAGTCGCCACTCGCCATGGCGCTGCAGATCTTGTTGCCTTTCCTGCTGGCTGGATTTGGAACCGTTTCAGCTGGAATGGTGCTCGATATTGTGCAGGTCAGCTGAGCAACAACACAACTTCTATTCAAACGACAGCACAGCTAGAGACAGGGTGGCATTCAAGTCTAAGTCCAGTTAGAACcaccatttttttattacagttgTGACATGATATGTACTCAGCagagatgatgtcatctctTGGC containing:
- the nopchap1 gene encoding uncharacterized protein C12orf45 homolog, coding for MEINTKKTSSKALLTCGNGEGFNEKLLLKPKADRSLQTERVPRSSVLERLQSFLPQMAEANEKLKQQMEDAPAGCFDIESVEEAERVIEMDVALVELSGSEGDSEEDGEETSDSDSDEDSDEEIAIAEPNFKFPGDKGKKKKANIQVVDSKGK